A region of the Cricetulus griseus strain 17A/GY chromosome 7, alternate assembly CriGri-PICRH-1.0, whole genome shotgun sequence genome:
CAGACCCTCCCAAATTGTCAGGTATTGCCCATTGGCTACTCTTTTCAGGAGGCCAGGAACAGTCTGTGGTACCCACCCCTTATGCCGTCCTGTGGAATTCTGGGATGCTCTTCCCCCTTTTAGCCTTTACCAATACCTACTCCTTCTTACCTCTTGAAGGGCCAACAAGGCTTGGGCTTGCCAACATAGGTCCACACCTCGAGTGAATTTCCCACATATTTCTCTTACCTGTGGAGGAGCAGGGTGGGGATGAGCTGAGAATAGCAGAGTGATCAAAGAGTAGATGGTCTTTCTCCAAGTATCTCTAAGCATCCTCACTTCCACCATTATGTGCTGCCCTTGATCTAAGGGCCTGGCTCAGGGTAGGTGCGGACTCCTGGGAGCTTTAACTGGCATAGCTTATgggtggagagaagaaaaggcaatCTCCAGGGTATGGAGGGAAACTGGGTGAGAGGGCTCTACTACAGTAATGAGAaatcagcaacagaaaaaccgAGGATGTGCAGCGCCCCAGAGGGTTAGAAGCAACCTTTATCCACATCAGCAAGAAGCAGAAATCTCCCATATGTGGGAGGCTTAAAGCAAAGGTGGTCCAAGGCAGAGTGAGGGTGTCCCCAGAACTCACAACTCGGCTGAAAGGAAGCTTCCTTAGCAGGAGGTCGGTGCTCCTCTGCAGTTTCTTTATCTCCTTAAGCCACAGAAATTTCCGCCTCTTACCTGAGGAGAGTTAGGTCATAAGGGAAGTGCTGTGGAAATAAGTGGTACCTTGTGGCCCAGCTGAAGACAAACCTTGCCACTATACTCCACAGAGCAGGGATTCTCTTTTTTCTAGTTGGTGGAGTCAGCAAGAGCACACGAGTGCTTGCCACACACTGAGTGTGAAAAGACACACAGGTGCTCACCACAGGCTTACTAAGAGAGTGAGTGCAGTCTGGGCCTTTGGGTTGGAGTGTTAACTCCATGAAGCCTTTCTcaaatcccagttccttcctAACAGATCCTTCCTGTTGGGTCCCATGCATTTCATATCTTTCCCATTCCCACCTAGATGTTCCAAGTTCGTTATTCAGTTTTTaggtcctttctttctttgtaacagcTGGAGGGAATGAGATACTACCTAGTACGGATCTCTTATCTTGCTTGTCTTGGGCCCAGGGAAGTAAAGATAGTTGGCTAGTGCTCATTAGAGGCCAAGTTGGGACCTTAGAAGTGGCATAATTCAGTGCTAATGCTAGGAATGCGGGCTGTGAAGCCACAGCCTTTGGTAAAAATTCAAATTCtcactagaaaataaaaataccaaacttaaaaaaaaccctctgctctAGAGATGCAGCTCTGCAGTAAAGTGCTTGATCAACATGCACAAAGCCACAGGTTCAAACCcctgaaacacaaagaaaaaatacatctAACCCTAATGTTGAAGAGGAAACTTAACTGATATTAGACTATTTAAgatgaataatataaaaatttacttttaaaaacctaaaagagccaggtggtggtggcgcacgcctttagtcccagcactcgggaggcagagacaggaggatctctgtgagttcgaggccagcctggtctccagagtgagttcctggacagccagggctacacagagaaacccgccttcaaaacaaaacaaaacataaaacaactaAAAGCACCAGAGGCAAACATATCTAGTAGAAAACAAGAATGCCAAATGAATTAAGGCCTAgctagagatggttcagtggtcagAGTGTGTATCATTGTTAAGGAGGAGTCAAGTTTGGCTCCTAGCgcctacatcaggtggctcatacTGCCTATACTTTAGGTCCAGGGGGCACTAATGACTTGGGCACCTGTACTACGGTGCATATACATatgattagaaataaaaattggagctggagagatggctcattggttaagagtatttgttgttcttgcagaggttctAGGTTTGGTGTGcgtgcacacgtgtacacacacataaacacacaaatgcaggcaaacatgAACACATGTAAATAATAATGTGCTGGTCTGAAAAAATGGCCCCacaggcccatagggagtggcactagttGGACATGTGGCGTTGTTGGACGAGGCATgccactaggggtgggctttgaggtctcagaagctccaGTGTGTCATCAttacttcctgctgcctccagATCCAGATCCAGAACTCTCAGCTTCCCCCAGCATCACGTCTGCCCCATGCCTCCAGCCCAAATGGCCGTGGACAGAACTCTCAACTGTGAGTCAAGGGAGGACAGAAGAAACGCCAGTGATTTGAACTAGGCTGGGGAGACCAAGTATgctagtaaaataataaaatgttgggCTTGGAAAGCTTGCTCAACAGTTAAACAGCGCTTGTCGCTCTTCCAGAAGGCCTGAGCTGTGTTCTCAGCACCCTTACCCTTAGGCCTGTGGTTTCCCGGGTTCGGAACCCTCTTCAAGCCGGCCGTCCCCAGCACCCTCAGAGCTGAGGTTCCGGCAGGCCCGCTTACCTGGACGGGAGCTGCGTCGCGAGGGTCCGGGGACCGGGCTGGAGGGGCGCCTTCTCGGGGTCCTCGGCTTGCGGCGCGGGCCCATGGTTGGCCGCGAGTGGGTCCAAGCTCCGCCGCCTCCGCTAAGCCCGACGAGAGAGCGAGGTGACTGAGCGTGTCAGAGCCGCAGGAGCTCGGCCGCCATCAGTTTGAAAAAAACCCACCCCGCCTACCGCATTTTTTAAATCCCCAATTCCGTGACTCTCAGTGGCTGGCTCTGGAACGCCACCGTGGAGCGACAGCCACAAGGACCAGTGAGAATGAGGGTCTGGCCGCAGAGTCAGCCAATGGGCACTTGGAGAAGCTAAGGAAGGCGGGGCTTTCTCACATTTTGCGTGTTGATCTTTGACTGACCCGACTAGCTTGCTCTGGTGCCCTCTGGGCAAAAGGACAACTCAGTCTGATGTAGGTGGTGAGTTTTTAGAATTCATTCCCTCAAACGTTTTACGCTTTCGTATCAACGTTGGTGTGGCTTTGAGAATGGAGAAACAGACCGCCCAAAAATGTGACACTCCACACAGCTCCCGGGAGGGACCCTCCCGAGAGCAACCAGCAAATAGGATTCAGAGGCCAGGTTAACACCGTGAACTTTTCTAGGGTCGAGGGGACAGCCAGGACGATGGGATCTGAGGACAAGGTCCAGGCAGGGCACGAGCCAGCACTGTTCCTGGACTATACTATTGAACACCATGACAGAActgtcagagaaaaaaaaaaaaaacagcttttccctttctcctgggAGTAATATGAATTCGGGTCATATCTCTGCAATTAGAATAAAGAGGATTTCAATTTCgtcattttgcttttttgagtttTCTAAATGCTCTACCATGAACGTGTACTCTAATCAAGAATCTCCTTATATAATCAGTGGTTTCACAGAACCCTTCTGCAACACTGGGGTGGGTGGTGTAAAATGGTGCAGCTGCTATGGAAATGTGTCATGGCTGGAACCTGAAATGTCCTACAGAAGCTTGGTCCCAAGTGCAGCAGTGCTCAGGGGTGGGGGCTTTGGGAGATGGGGCCATAGGTGCCCTGACTTCATCTGTGGAtcttaattccagcatttgggaggtagaggcaagaggttTGCTCTAAGTTCAGGGCAGCCTAgcttagtgagttctaggctagtcatCCTATGTAGTAAaatttgtctcaaacaaacaaaaaaccaaacaaacaaaggctgACATAGCTCATGTTAAAGCACTTGCCTCATATACAAGGTTCTGTGTTCAATCCTCAGTATGCTACCtacaaacacataatttaaacATAGAATTACTATAtgatgctgggcggtggtggcatacacctttagtcccagcactcaggaggcagagacaggcggatgtctgtgaatttgagaccagcctggtctactagagctagttccaggacagactccaaagccacagagaaaccctgtcttgaaaaacaaacaaacaaacaaacaaacaaacaaaaaacaaaacaaagaattactATATGACTTAGAGGTCCATGTTATATATCTAAAGGAACCAGAAGtaggaatacatacatacatacatacatacatacatacatatatatatatatattcattcattcatagcaGTTTTACTCACAATGACCAATCAGTGGAAAGTACCTGAGTGTCCATCAgcaaatgaatagagaaaatgaatatacaatGGTGTTATTCACCTTTAAAAAGGGAAGAATTTCTGACATAAGCTgcatggatgaaccttgaaatCACTATGCTAAGTGACATaagctagtcacaaaaagatCACTGGTCTATGATTCCACTGACATGAGGTAGGTATGAGAGTGGTTGAATTCATTGAGAGAAAGTAGAATGGTGGTTTCCAGGAGCTGGGAGGGTGGATAATGGGGTTATTGTTGAGTGGGGACAGAGTTTCCAATTGGGAAGTGAAAGCAGCCTTATAGACTGATGACAGTTGTGGTTGTATCACATGTATGCTCTTAATGCCAtcaaaattttatatttactataaaaaagagaaaaggagggttCTAAGTTTTTAAGGTATGGTCAAATCACAGAAAGATGATCCCACCTTCCACCTCCAGTTATCTAGTTCAACATGGACTGAAGAAATCCGCATCCTTAGCAACTGTTAATTAGACAGAGAAAATTTCACTTATGAACTCTGCTTTAGACAGATAGCCCTTTATTAAGCTAGAAGTAGAAAGCTGGTGGAAGACAGAATCTAGATTCCTAAGAAATTGATGAAACTAACAGTCTCTGAAGCAGCAGTGAGTGGCTTAAGGTAGAAGGAGGGGTGTTTATTAATGTatacattttttatatattttggtttttgaacCAATTGAACTACCGatggttttttaaagatttatttctgtgctttatgtatatgagtgctctgtctacTCCAGAACATGGCATCAGACCCCATTATaaactgtgagataccatgtatgtttatctactgagccatctctccagaccctgatttttttttttgaataaacTAAATGGAAGCAAAGTAGGCTGAAGATGTCAAGGTGAACACTAGTCATCTTTGAGCTCTAGACCAGTTGAATGGAACAAAAGTAGTAAATTATAGATCATAGGAACTCTCAGAACTCTTGGGGAGTTCAGCgtaggagaaagggggaaattaGTTGGTTGTGCCATAATGTCTGAGACAGACTCCTTCAGCCAAGACTTAAGGCACATAGGAAAAGCAGCTGAGGCAGGATTTGAACCCCACACCTAGTGATGTCACCacactgctgctgcttcttttaaTCCAAAATGTGTTTATTGGGATGGTTCCCACTCATCTTGAATCAGGTGCTTTTTAGTGCTGCTTCCTCCTAAAGGAGCATCCTTCTGTCAGCCTTGCTTTTCTGCCTGTGGGCTGACAGAGGACAGTGGAGCAGCTAACACACAAGACTACCGTTTGTGCATGGCTAAAGACTGTGGTGATTTTATAGCATCCTGGGCACTTCACATCCATAAAGTAGGAACTGGGGCTCTGTACCAGGcgctttttcttgtgtttccgcTTTTCCTCTTCTGGAGAGGGATGAAGGAGATCCTTTTCCAGAGGCATGTTCCCGTAGGGAGGTCGTCACCACTGGAAAGGACACTACTGCTTGTtatggtggttttattttttctttactgaAGAGAGAAGTGGGTGCAATTTCACATATCTAAAGTCCCAGCTACTCTAGACAGGAAGATCATTCAGGCCCAGGGATTGTAGCCTATAACATGCTTTGCTGATTTGGCATCAACATGGTGACCTGGGACTTTGGAACCACCACATTACTCGTGTTAATTGGAAAAGATACAATCTGGTTTGAGCAATACAGTGAGAAGttactggggagggagggagggaaggagggagaaagagagcagtGACAATCTAACTCAAGGAACTATGGGATTGAGGTGTCACCACACCCAGGGGGCTCAAGTCTGGTTTGAAAAATGTCAATAGTGATAGGCACGGTGGTTGTGACCTGTCATCCCatctacttgggaggctgaggaagaccAAAAGTTCAAGGACTACCTGGGCTACAGGACCCAAGACTGGTCTAGACAACTGAGGAAGACTCaagaacaaaagtaaaaacagagcTGGGGATATAGATCATTGATAGAGGGCTAGCTTAGCAAGCATGATGCCTCTGGGTTTaatttccaacacacacacacacacacacacacacacacacacacacacacacacgcacacacatatttTAGGGTCATTTTCATGATCAGAACACACAATCCCCACCTTGACTGTGGTCAGCTTAAGGGCATGTATAAGCTTTTAATAAGCTTGGATTCTAGCTTCCTGTTCACTAGCTCCATGACTTTGGAGATTCACTTGCCTGCCATAAATGATAGTTTCGATGTTGCACAGTAAGATAGTAACTCTTGTTTCATCACTGGGAGAAGTAACTGACTAGGAAGCTGCCTTTCCTTCTATCTTGGGCTATGCCTTTCTTTTCTGGTAATGGAGCCCACAGCCCTTGCTCTAGTACTACGGTACAGTAAGCTGGGAACAGTGTCTCCTTGAAGCTGTCTCGTGGCttctacatgcatatgcatacatgttcacatacatctgcttccacacatgcacttggacatgcgcgcacacacattcacacgcaTTTAAAAAGTAGATAAGGTTCACTAAAGTTGATTCTGCCTATGTGGTTCGAATGATCCCAAAGTGGAGGTGCTGCCAAATGTGCTGAAGATGAAGAATACGAAGCATACACTTTCTAAAGGAATGTTCCCCTGCCTCCTGCAGCAGGTTGTGGAGGCAAACTGTGTTCTGGTCCTCGGCCCTTTCTACCACCGACAACCACTGCTTCTTTCTCTATCACTTCTGGAGGAAAACCACTTTAAACTTGACTGCCACATATCTCCCTCTGTGATGCCAGGTGGAAGGGGACATTTGCTTTGGATCCTGGGAGAGCACTGAAAAATGATTTGGAAGCACAAAGAGGAAGTGCCCACAGAAGGCAGCTAATTACACTGCAGTCCATGCTGCAGCTCCTTGCAGTGCTTACATAGAGGTGCAGTGGTGAGTGTTCTGATGAACCTGAGGCCATAAACGAATTCTTAACTCTGAGAATGCCCAAGATGCAGACCAACCTCACAAGCTTCTCCAGACTTGTGGCAGCCTTTCTCGAGCCCTTCAGATGGGTGCACCTGTGGGGAGCAAGGGGCACATAAAACTACAAAAGGCCACGTGTCCTGATTTCTGGGCTACCAGTTTTATCTTGCAGCAAATGACATCATGTAAGTCATAAATGACAGTAGTACAGAATGGAGCCCAATGCTATACTCACACTGACTCTTGATTAAGATAGGATGTTAAACATGAAGTATGGACTGTATAGGCCACTGCTGCCAAACCCAGGTCTCCATTTGCTCTCACTAAGGTCAGGGGAGCCATGGCAGCACTCACAAGAACCACGTTCCCCCATGTCTAAAAAAGGGTTTagtgtcccagcactcgggaggcagaggcaggcggatctctgagttcgaggccagcctggtcgacacaCCGAGCTCCAGGAcacccaggctacacagagaaatcctgttttaccATAACCCCCAAAAGTGGGCAATCCAAATTTCTAAGACTTAACAGAGTCTCCTGCTGATCTTGGGTTTTAAGAGGATGTTGGCAGGTGGgcgtagtggcacatgcctgcttAACACAGGTTGGGCAGTCCAGGGCAGGTGAGATTCTGGCTACCAACTCTGGTCTACCCATCTGTGGCACAATGGGATGGGCAACGAACCAGGGCACCTGGCATTGTAATAGGCTGTGACCTCCGGGAAGTCCTTCCCATTCTGGGCATTAGTGTCCTTCAGGGTTTTTACAATTATTATTACACATGTATGATCTGCATGTGAATGTTGACAGcgtgcacgtggaggtcagaggacatttgGGAGTCAGCTTGCTCCTTCCACTGAGGGTTCTGGGGTTGAACTAAGGCCACCAGGTTTTCAAGGCAAGTgcttttccctgctgagccatctccctggccctgggCTCTACTGTCTTCCTCGGAAGGAGTAAATGATGTTTGTGCTTCTGACACTCAACATTCATTCTAGATGCTACACTTGGGCTCTCTTATGCCGtttctctttcattaaaaaaaggtTCAATATTGaccttttccattttttaaaaaaataaactcaaaagcaACATGGTAGGGCCCCAGCGTTTGTTTTTGTTCAGGACAGCTGCcacactgtctctgcctccttgaaTAAGTGGGCACAGAGTCCTCATCTACTTCTCCCTGGGTCACACAGTATAGTCTAGAGAAGCTTGGGTTCCTGGGACTCAGGGCTGATGGAACAGAGAGTTCCTTCCTTGACATACCATGAGAATGTCGGAATTAACTATACACTGAGGGCCTTGTTTGTCAAAGGCCTCTTCTGCCCACAATCTCTTTAAGAAAGGTCTTagggttttgtttattattgGGCTGCCACTCAACCATTCCCATGagcaatgctgggattaagggctgcATTTCTTCTATTAAGGGTGGGAGTACCTGCAGGTAACACTATGTTAGGCATTTAGCCCAGTCATAGAAATCCACCGAAGACCCACAGAGACCCATGTGGTAGTGGGCCACAGGTTTCAAACCAGACAAACCTGGCTGGCTGGGATACTGgctctatgtgtatatatatcaCTTTAGCCTTTTGGGAGTGCCTTTCCCTCTGTACCTGTGTGAGGACTGAGCATTTAACCCAATGCTGGGAATGCCAAACTATTCCATAAGGAAGAATCCTGGGAAGTCTGTCATCCTGGTGGGTACTCTGGGCCCAGACTGCTGGGAGTGGGGCTGTGAGCCACAGATGCTCCAGGTCTCACTAACACAgagccatgtggctgctgagacCAGGGCTCTCCCAGGTCTTTGGCCCACGCTCACAGCTAGAGACAGATCCCTCTTGTTGAACAAGTTATGAAATTCAGTCTCCTTACCTTAAAATGGAAGctctccaggcatggtggcatatgcctgtcatttcagcacttgagaggctgaggcaggaggactgagtttgaagccagctcgGGGCTATAAAGGAAGTTGAATGCTACAGAAGACCttgcttcaaacaaaacaaaatgggctCATGAAGTGATTTCCAAGGGCTGCCTGAAACCCCCCTGTAGTCTTTCCCAAGAAGAGATGCCTTGAAGTATGAAGAACAGAGCATCAAAACATTTAGGTGCtgggcatagtgacacacacctttaattccagaactgaggaagcagagacaggtgggtctctgtgagtctgaggccagcctagtctacatcatgagtttcaggccagcctggtctacatcatgagtttcaggacagccagggctgcagagtggcaaaaaacaaaacaaaacaaaaacccaaaacccaccATGGTGAGATACTGCTCCTCTTTTCTAATGCTAGTGACAACCAGAGGCCCACAGAATGCTGGGGCTGCAAGGCACCGAAACCATACCATGTTCACCTGTGCTCCAGAATGGACAGACCTGGTGCACACACGGAGTCTGCAGTCAAGTCTGAACTGGAACCTAGGTCTCCAGACAGGCTTAAACTTGGAGAATACATCTCTAGCTCTGATTTGAACCTTCTCACTGAATTCTTTGTAGCTTATGATTCATAAGCTAGATAATCTACTGTAACAAGTTAGTGTATTACACAGAAATATTAGGGTTATAAATTCCTGCCATTCAAGTTCACATTTTTGCAGGAAGAACTCGGAGGGCTGAGAGTGGATGCCATACCCAGGTCTGTGGAGGCTGTGTCCCAACATTATAGGCTTCAGGAATAAGAGAAGACCTGGTGTTCTGCCATCCTCTCTGGCAGCAGTTGCCCAAAGGGGTCAATagggaggggtggggtgaggccTTGGGGACAGGGCACTCATAGCCCACCAGTCTGCATGGCCTCAGTCATCTGGTAGCAGCAGAGACCCCCACCATGGGCTTAGCTGGCATCATTGATAGGAGTCCGGCTGTCACCCAACAGTCTCTCTTGCTCACCCTCTTGGGTTGGGGGATGCCAGCTCCTGGACAGGCAGGCTAGCAGTGGATGGTGCAGTCCATTGTAGAGGGCAGTGCCCATGAGGAGGATGAAGAAACCAAGGATCTGCAGTGGGTGGAAGGTCTCCCAGCCCAGTGCAAGGCTCAAGGCCCAGATGACCACGGTGCGTAAGCTGTCTAGCACCATGCGGGTGGTGGCACTCAGTTCCTTGGTGACACTGATCCCCGCAAAGTTGAAGAAGGCAATGCTGCTGATGTTGCCCAGCAGAGCCAGGGCAATCAGGGGCTGTCGGCCCACCTGGCAGAAGGCATCCAGTGCATCCTCCAGCATCCCACGAGGGTTCCCACTAAAGGAGTCAGCTGGGATGTAGTACATGGGCACGAGGAGCAGCGAGAGGGTCACAAAGCCAAAGAAGCCTGTAGGAAGCAAGGATGCTCATCACTttctccaccctgcctggggcgTCCCAGCATGCCCACAGGTAGGCAGTCTCTCATCTCAGAACCACTGTTTTTGCTAGGTTCCTGTGGTCCACTCCTGGGATACGTTCCTTCGCCTTGATGTTAAATCCCACTCAAAGGACAACTCACTGGTTTCCAAACTCACAACTGGCAACTCAGGCCATCGCCCTGTCAGgaagtccctctcccctcctcctgtctgTTGAAAGCTGTGACTCCAAGGTCACCTTTCCTGCCCTAAGAGAC
Encoded here:
- the Cenpa gene encoding histone H3-like centromeric protein A produces the protein MGPRRKPRTPRRRPSSPVPGPSRRSSRPGKRRKFLWLKEIKKLQRSTDLLLRKLPFSRVVREICGKFTRGVDLCWQAQALLALQEAAEAFLVHLFEDAYLLTLHAGRVTIFPKDIQLTRRIRGIEGGLG
- the LOC100760954 gene encoding 40S ribosomal protein S27-like, which gives rise to MPLEKDLLHPSPEEEKRKHKKKRLVQSPSSYFMDVKCPGCYKITTVFSHAQTVVLCVSCSTVLCQPTGRKARLTEGCSFRRKQH